Proteins from a genomic interval of Methanofastidiosum sp.:
- a CDS encoding pyruvate ferredoxin oxidoreductase subunit gamma — protein MIEIRFHGRGGQGAVVASNILADAAFREGKYVQAFPYFGVERRGAPVTSFTRIDKNPIKIRSQVYTPNYIVVLDPTLMDVTDVTSGLGKGGVVLINSDKDPKDYNLSFKTATVDATSIALENKLGSKMAPIVNTSILGSFAKISGEVMLESILLAIKENIPSKKEENIKAATQAYNKTIM, from the coding sequence TTGATAGAAATAAGATTTCATGGGAGAGGTGGGCAAGGCGCTGTAGTCGCATCAAATATTCTAGCCGACGCAGCTTTTCGAGAAGGAAAATATGTCCAAGCTTTTCCATACTTTGGTGTTGAAAGAAGGGGTGCACCCGTTACTTCGTTTACAAGAATAGATAAAAATCCCATTAAAATAAGAAGTCAGGTCTATACCCCAAATTATATTGTTGTCCTTGACCCAACACTAATGGATGTCACAGATGTAACTTCTGGTCTGGGAAAAGGAGGAGTAGTTCTCATAAATTCCGACAAAGATCCCAAAGATTACAATCTTTCTTTTAAGACAGCAACTGTTGATGCAACATCAATTGCATTAGAAAACAAACTGGGCTCGAAAATGGCACCTATTGTAAATACTTCTATTCTTGGCTCGTTTGCCAAAATATCCGGAGAAGTTATGCTTGAATCTATATTATTAGCGATAAAGGAGAATATTCCTTCTAAAAAAGAGGAGAACATTAAGGCCGCAACTCAGGCCTAT
- a CDS encoding MGMT family protein: protein MSTRNKSWREKLEDSKDLPKVEIITEKMSKRWGEGTVVIPAPIEVNEIMRTVPEGKLITIDQIRKKLAEKHNASIGCPLTTGIFAWISAHAANEAALEGKADITPYWRTLKTGGIINENYPGGINYQKQLLEREGHKVIQKGKKYIVQDYEKMLI from the coding sequence ATGAGTACAAGAAATAAATCATGGAGAGAAAAATTAGAAGATAGCAAAGATTTGCCAAAAGTTGAAATAATAACCGAGAAGATGTCTAAAAGATGGGGGGAGGGTACAGTTGTTATTCCTGCCCCTATTGAAGTCAATGAAATAATGAGAACTGTTCCAGAAGGAAAGCTAATTACGATTGATCAAATTAGGAAAAAACTTGCAGAAAAACACAATGCGTCTATAGGGTGCCCTTTGACTACTGGAATTTTTGCATGGATTAGTGCTCATGCTGCAAATGAGGCCGCTTTGGAGGGGAAGGCAGATATTACCCCCTATTGGAGAACTCTAAAAACAGGAGGGATAATAAATGAAAATTACCCTGGTGGCATTAACTATCAGAAACAGCTTTTGGAAAGAGAGGGCCATAAAGTAATTCAGAAAGGCAAAAAATACATTGTCCAGGATTATGAAAAAATGTTAATTTAG
- a CDS encoding bile acid:sodium symporter: protein MFGIPLIIIISSIVLGIYFPSYGKEISPIVPLLQSILIFLSTIKVDFKIYKKYIELLKPFLLGFFTCYAFIPVLFFIIGISLLKMNLINFPLFIGIFITGSVPLAAGSTLVWSKELGGKVEITLLLIVTTILASPLITPTYIYLILRDEINVNAQKMFLEMALIIFIPVLISIIVRKKLTKILNSNISFFVMGIIIYIAVSKSVERLDLVKDYLFLSIFLSLFFIIVIILFMTISSNILKLKMEEKESIFIPSFFKNISLAIIVVSFFEPEVVFFPVVYYIVEQLFSPLYYEIKKLRSKSINYLK, encoded by the coding sequence ATGTTTGGGATTCCTTTAATTATAATTATTTCTTCTATAGTACTCGGCATCTATTTTCCTTCATATGGAAAAGAGATATCCCCAATAGTGCCACTTCTACAAAGCATCCTAATCTTCTTATCCACAATTAAAGTCGATTTTAAGATTTATAAAAAATACATAGAACTCTTAAAGCCTTTTTTGCTGGGATTCTTCACATGCTATGCTTTCATCCCGGTACTATTCTTTATTATAGGGATATCCCTCCTCAAAATGAATTTAATCAATTTTCCATTATTTATTGGAATTTTCATCACAGGATCTGTGCCTCTGGCCGCAGGGTCTACTCTAGTATGGTCCAAAGAGCTAGGCGGGAAAGTTGAGATTACTTTACTTTTGATAGTAACAACTATACTAGCATCTCCTCTAATAACTCCAACTTACATATATCTAATTCTAAGGGATGAAATAAACGTCAACGCCCAAAAGATGTTCTTGGAGATGGCACTAATAATCTTCATCCCTGTGTTGATTTCAATTATTGTCAGGAAAAAACTTACAAAAATTTTGAATTCAAATATTTCTTTTTTTGTTATGGGAATCATAATATACATCGCAGTTTCCAAAAGCGTTGAAAGGCTCGACTTAGTAAAAGATTATTTATTTCTTTCAATATTCTTATCCCTATTTTTCATCATCGTTATAATTTTATTTATGACAATCTCCTCTAATATCTTAAAATTGAAAATGGAAGAAAAAGAATCAATTTTTATACCGTCTTTTTTTAAGAATATAAGCCTTGCAATAATTGTTGTTTCGTTTTTCGAGCCTGAAGTTGTGTTCTTCCCAGTTGTTTACTATATTGTTGAACAGCTTTTTTCCCCACTTTATTATGAAATAAAAAAACTAAGATCTAAATCAATAAATTATTTAAAATAA
- a CDS encoding metallophosphoesterase: MNICAITDIHGKKSSLKKLFDSIDIREFDLLLCCGDITSFGGEKEAKEVLELIPNIQFYTIFGNCDKSEVKDHIESLGISLHEKEVKVADYAIGGFGGSNKSPFGTPSEYEEDQIMAGLSKLSFKNMVLVTHVPPYGTKLDRIGNSKSIGSTSVRSIIEKMQPLVAVSGHVHESRAIDSIGNTQLLNPGPLKEGYYGTIRIDAKVVKVELKEID; encoded by the coding sequence ATGAATATTTGTGCAATAACGGATATACATGGAAAGAAAAGTTCTTTAAAGAAATTGTTTGATTCTATTGATATAAGAGAATTTGACCTTTTACTCTGTTGTGGGGATATCACTTCATTTGGCGGAGAAAAAGAGGCCAAAGAAGTATTGGAACTTATACCAAATATCCAATTCTATACTATTTTTGGAAACTGCGACAAAAGTGAAGTCAAGGACCATATAGAATCATTAGGGATTTCACTCCATGAAAAGGAAGTCAAAGTAGCAGATTATGCTATAGGGGGATTTGGGGGATCAAATAAGTCTCCTTTTGGAACTCCTTCTGAGTATGAGGAAGATCAAATAATGGCAGGACTTTCAAAACTTTCCTTTAAGAATATGGTTCTAGTAACTCACGTACCGCCATATGGAACTAAATTGGACAGGATTGGGAATAGCAAATCAATAGGAAGTACATCAGTTAGAAGTATCATAGAGAAAATGCAGCCGCTTGTTGCAGTTTCTGGGCACGTTCATGAATCAAGAGCAATTGATTCTATTGGCAATACTCAACTGCTAAATCCTGGGCCTTTAAAAGAAGGTTATTACGGAACGATAAGAATAGATGCAAAAGTGGTAAAAGTCGAACTAAAAGAAATCGATTAA
- a CDS encoding class I SAM-dependent methyltransferase, which yields MAKWYEELFQNYAETYETEGYTKGTMGEIDFIEKEIKKDKSKKIIDIGCGTGRHSIELAKRGYNVTGIDLSECMLERAIEKAKESKVKVDFIKADARDLKFEKEFDLALIICEGGFPLMETDEMNFMILQNAAKSLKDGGKLILTTLNGLFPLFHSVKDFINSNSVDGKNLENTFDLMTFRDKSVLEFTDDDGNKKKIKCDERYYVPSEITWLLKSLGFKKVDIYGCKQGAFSRKDKLTTEDFEMLVIAEY from the coding sequence ATGGCAAAATGGTACGAAGAATTATTTCAAAATTATGCTGAAACTTACGAAACAGAAGGGTATACTAAAGGAACAATGGGAGAAATAGATTTCATTGAAAAAGAAATTAAAAAAGATAAATCTAAGAAAATTATAGATATCGGTTGCGGTACAGGTAGGCATTCTATAGAACTTGCAAAAAGAGGATATAATGTAACTGGGATTGACCTTTCTGAATGTATGTTGGAGAGAGCGATAGAAAAGGCTAAGGAATCTAAAGTAAAAGTTGATTTCATTAAAGCAGATGCAAGAGATTTAAAATTTGAAAAAGAATTTGATCTTGCACTCATCATCTGTGAAGGTGGATTTCCATTAATGGAGACCGATGAAATGAACTTTATGATTCTTCAAAATGCTGCTAAGTCCTTAAAGGATGGGGGAAAATTAATCTTGACTACTCTAAATGGTCTTTTCCCACTATTTCATTCTGTTAAAGATTTTATCAACTCCAATTCTGTCGATGGAAAAAATCTGGAGAATACATTTGATTTAATGACCTTCAGAGATAAATCAGTATTAGAGTTTACAGATGACGATGGAAATAAAAAGAAGATCAAGTGTGATGAAAGATATTATGTTCCCTCTGAAATAACATGGTTATTAAAATCATTGGGATTTAAAAAAGTTGATATATACGGCTGCAAGCAAGGAGCGTTTAGCAGAAAAGATAAATTAACAACTGAAGATTTTGAGATGTTGGTAATTGCCGAGTATTGA
- a CDS encoding peroxiredoxin: protein MEEESKQQMSMPLIGDDAPKFKAKTTMGEINFPEDYKGKWVIFFSHPADFTPVCTTEFMTFASMQKELKDLNCELIGLSIDSIYAHIAWLRTIKEKIEYKGMKNVEIMFPVIEDLKMDISKKFGMVQPNASTTQAVRAVFLIDPKAKVRAMLYYPLSNGRNMQEIKRLLLAMQKSDKEQIATPANWQPGDDVIIPPPGSCGVAKERMEKKEEGKYCLDWFMCFRKEK from the coding sequence ATGGAAGAAGAATCTAAACAACAAATGAGTATGCCATTAATAGGTGATGACGCACCTAAATTTAAAGCAAAAACTACAATGGGAGAAATAAATTTTCCAGAAGACTACAAGGGTAAATGGGTGATATTTTTCAGTCATCCGGCAGACTTTACTCCCGTATGCACAACTGAATTTATGACTTTTGCATCAATGCAGAAAGAACTCAAAGATTTAAATTGTGAGTTAATAGGATTATCGATAGATAGTATTTATGCCCATATAGCTTGGTTAAGAACTATAAAAGAAAAGATCGAATATAAAGGCATGAAAAATGTTGAAATTATGTTCCCCGTAATAGAAGACTTAAAGATGGATATTTCAAAGAAATTTGGAATGGTCCAACCAAATGCATCTACAACTCAGGCGGTAAGGGCGGTATTCCTAATAGATCCTAAAGCAAAAGTAAGGGCAATGCTCTATTATCCGCTATCAAATGGAAGAAATATGCAAGAAATCAAGAGATTACTTCTTGCAATGCAGAAATCAGACAAAGAACAAATTGCAACTCCGGCCAACTGGCAACCGGGCGACGACGTAATAATTCCGCCTCCCGGATCTTGTGGCGTGGCTAAAGAAAGGATGGAGAAAAAAGAAGAAGGCAAATACTGTCTTGACTGGTTTATGTGCTTTAGAAAAGAAAAATAA
- a CDS encoding HypC/HybG/HupF family hydrogenase formation chaperone, with amino-acid sequence MCLAVPGKVIEIKDSVGIVDFNGIKREVRLDLVDVIIGDYVIVHTGFAIEKMDEREALESLEIWKELLKAQEDF; translated from the coding sequence ATGTGTCTTGCAGTTCCAGGTAAAGTTATTGAAATAAAAGACAGTGTCGGAATAGTTGATTTCAACGGAATTAAAAGAGAAGTAAGATTAGACCTTGTAGATGTTATTATTGGAGACTATGTAATTGTCCATACTGGATTTGCAATTGAAAAAATGGACGAGAGAGAAGCTCTGGAATCTTTGGAGATCTGGAAAGAACTCCTAAAAGCTCAGGAGGATTTTTAG
- the hypD gene encoding hydrogenase formation protein HypD, translated as MDLYKDRNASDTLIRKISEISKDLGEIKLCHVCGTHEHVITHYGIRALLPENIQVVSGPGCPVCVTTQGEIEAAVKVAEKGAIVTTYGDMIRVPSKRSLSDAKASGLDIRLVYSINDSINLAISNPNKKIVHFAIGFETTCPTTAVAVLNSPDNFFVLSAHRVVPPAMDLLLSSGKINLSGFIDPGHVSTIIGTKPYEPISKKFHVPQVICGFEPNDVLMGIYLLVKQIKEKRAEVENEYVRGVRTEGNTKAQKLMEKVFEPCDIRWRGFPVIPESGLSLKSEFSNKDAYKEFNIEIEDIPEEKGCSCPEVLRAEKIPSECPLFGNICTPQSPRGPCMVSREGACYISFKYEKSFR; from the coding sequence GTGGATTTGTACAAAGACCGTAACGCTTCAGATACACTAATAAGAAAAATATCTGAAATCTCTAAAGACTTGGGTGAAATAAAACTGTGCCATGTTTGTGGAACGCACGAGCACGTGATTACTCATTATGGCATTAGAGCTTTGTTACCAGAAAACATTCAAGTTGTTTCTGGTCCTGGGTGTCCAGTTTGTGTAACAACACAAGGTGAAATTGAAGCCGCTGTTAAAGTTGCCGAAAAAGGGGCTATTGTAACTACGTACGGAGATATGATACGGGTACCATCTAAACGTTCTTTGTCAGATGCAAAAGCATCTGGGCTTGACATTAGACTGGTATATAGTATTAATGATTCAATTAATCTTGCTATATCCAATCCTAATAAAAAGATTGTTCATTTTGCTATTGGATTTGAGACCACCTGTCCAACAACTGCAGTTGCAGTTCTTAATTCTCCAGATAATTTTTTTGTTTTATCGGCACACAGGGTAGTTCCTCCTGCTATGGATTTGTTATTGAGCAGCGGGAAAATAAATCTTTCAGGATTTATAGATCCAGGGCACGTTTCTACGATAATCGGAACAAAACCATATGAGCCGATATCTAAAAAATTTCATGTGCCTCAAGTGATATGTGGATTTGAACCTAACGATGTACTTATGGGAATTTACCTCCTAGTAAAACAAATTAAAGAAAAAAGAGCTGAAGTTGAAAATGAGTATGTTCGTGGTGTAAGGACAGAAGGCAATACTAAAGCCCAAAAACTTATGGAAAAGGTATTTGAACCCTGCGATATACGCTGGAGAGGATTTCCAGTAATACCAGAATCGGGGCTCTCTTTAAAAAGTGAGTTTTCCAACAAAGACGCATACAAGGAATTTAATATTGAGATAGAGGATATCCCTGAAGAGAAAGGGTGCAGCTGCCCGGAAGTTTTGAGGGCAGAAAAAATCCCAAGCGAGTGCCCATTATTTGGAAATATATGTACGCCACAAAGTCCTAGAGGCCCATGCATGGTTTCTAGAGAGGGTGCTTGTTACATATCCTTTAAATATGAAAAATCTTTTAGGTGA
- a CDS encoding DapH/DapD/GlmU-related protein — protein sequence MAIKENPTCSFNKECRYPNIDKESFCDEMSSVIGDVRIGKEVYVAPFVSLRADEGTPIIIGDKSNLQDGVIVHALEHTSVEIGKKTSIAHGTVIHGPTKIGDNSFVGFRAVVHSSEIGKECFIGHGAIVVGVKIGDNKFVPHGAVITEQEKADKLADSTKDQFKFNEEVLCVNCEFARGYRR from the coding sequence ATGGCAATAAAAGAAAATCCAACTTGTTCCTTTAATAAGGAGTGTAGATATCCAAATATTGACAAAGAAAGTTTTTGCGATGAAATGTCTTCAGTGATTGGAGATGTGAGAATTGGAAAAGAGGTCTATGTCGCACCTTTTGTATCTTTAAGGGCGGACGAAGGCACCCCCATAATTATAGGGGATAAGAGTAACTTACAAGACGGCGTTATAGTCCATGCTTTGGAACATACATCTGTAGAAATTGGTAAAAAGACTTCAATAGCACATGGCACTGTAATTCACGGCCCTACAAAAATAGGAGATAATTCTTTTGTAGGATTTAGGGCAGTAGTTCATAGCTCAGAAATTGGAAAAGAATGCTTCATAGGTCACGGTGCAATAGTTGTAGGTGTAAAAATTGGCGATAATAAATTTGTTCCACATGGGGCCGTAATAACAGAGCAAGAAAAAGCTGACAAACTAGCAGATTCAACTAAAGATCAATTCAAGTTCAACGAAGAAGTATTATGTGTAAACTGTGAATTCGCAAGGGGGTACAGGCGTTAA